Below is a window of Microbacterium saperdae DNA.
ACGAAGACGACGCCGAAGGAGAGCACGACGACGACGAGCCACTCGAGCAGCGACAGCACGAACGAGCCTCCGGCCCGCGAGAACGGCTCGACGGATCGCAGGAGGACCATGATCGCGAAGTGCACGAGGAACACACCGAACGCGCAATCCGACAGCTCTCGAAGGACGCTCTGCGTGCGGGGGCCGGGACGCCAATCGGCGAGCGCACTGTTGAGACACACGAACACGCCGATGGATGCGATCGCGACGACGGGGCCGTAGTAGGTGAGCGGAACGACCGCATCCCACAGGGGCAGCCCCGGACGGGCCCCGTACTGCCAGACCGACAAGCCCACTGCGGCCACGGTTGCGAGCGCGGCGAGAGCGAGCCGCGCTCCGGACAGCCGCACGTTGCGCAGGGCCCACCCCGCGAGGAAGTACCCCGTGTAGGGCAGCCACTGTGTGAGGGCGAGGAGAGTGAGTGGTCGCGCATCGCCCATCCCGCCGAGCACGCTCGAGGACATGCCGGTGACGACGGTGACGGCGAGGACGGTTCCCGCGAACGCGAGCGCCCTCCTGTCTCCTCCGCCGCGCAGGAACGATGCGAGGACCGGAGCCACGGCGTAGAGACCGATGATCAGCCAGAGGAAGTACAGGTGGGTGTACGGCTTGCCGCCGAGGACGAGATCGGTCAGATCGACGCGCGTGACAGGCACCTGCGAGAGCATCGTGCGGATGACGATGAAATAGAACAGCGACCAGAAGACCAGCGCCGTCGCGAGCCGCGGGAGTCGTCGGCGATAGAACGGCCAGGGCCCGTCCTGATAGTGCCGCGGCTGCAGGATCAGTGCGCCTGAGATCATCACGAAGACCGGCACGACCCAGACGAATCCGATGTCCGCCGCCACGGCGGCCCACCAGCCCGCCGTTCCCTTGATCCCGGATGCGGCCACCATCTCGGCGAACACGTGGATGGCGACGACGCCGACCACGGAGATCACGCGAGTGACGTCGAGCGACCACTGCCGCGCGGGGCGCGTCGGCGCAGGGTCAGTCATCGCCGGGTTCCGTCCCGCCACCGGCCGTGAGCAGTGGTCTCGGACGACGGGGCTGCGTCATGCCCGCCTCGACAGCAGGACCTCGACGACCCGTTCCGCCGCATGTCCGTCGCCGTAGGGGGTCTCATCCGTGTCCGCAGGCCGCGCACGGGTGACGCCTGCCGCGATCTCCTGCGCCGTGTTCGCGAGGACGTTCCAGCCGAGGTCGACCGTCTCCACCCATTCGGTCTCCTGGCGCACGGTCGTGCACGGGATCCCCAGCAGGAACGCCTCCTTCTGGAGTCCGCCGGAGTCGGTCACGATCCCGGCGCTGGCGAGCGCCGCCGCGATCAGATCCGCGTATGCGAGCGGGCCGTGCGACATCAGCGATCCCTCGTCGAGGGCGACGCCGTGCGCCGCCGCCTTCGCGACGACCCTCGGATGAGCCAGGAGCACGACCGGCTTGTCGAGGCCGGCGAGCGCGGACGCGACCTCCGCGAGCCGCTGCGGGTCGTCGGTGTTCTCGGCCCGGTGGATCGTCGCCAGGTAGAAGCCACCCGGGGTGAGGCCCAGCTCCTCGAGGAGCGGCGAGGGCTGCGAAGACACCTCGGCCCTGACCTCGAGCAGGACGTCCGTCATCACATCGCCGACCAGGACGGTGCGATCGGCGAGCCCTTCGTGCGCGAGATGATCCACCGCGACTTGCGTCGGGGCGAGCAGCAGGTCGGCCGCGTGATCGGTCATGACACGGTTGTGCTCCTCCGGCATACGACGGTTGAAGCTGCGCAGGCCGGCCTCCAGATGAGCGACGGGGATGTGCATCTTCACTGCGCTGAGCGCGGCCGCGACTGTCGAGTTCGTGTCGCCGTAGACGAGCACCCAGTCGGGCCTGTGCTCGTCGAACACGGCATCCAGCGCCGACAGCATGGCGCCCGTCTGGACACCGTGCGAGCCGCTGCCGACGCCCAGGTGCACGTCCGGAGCGCCGATCCCCAGGTCCTCGAAGAACACGTCCGAGAGCATCGGGTCATAGTGCTGACCGGTGTGGACGATCACGTGATCGACGCCGGCGGCCTTCGCCGCCTTGTGGATCGGGGCGAGCTTGACGAACTGGGGGCGGGCGCCGACGACGCTGACGATCTTCACAACAGTCAAGTCTACGGAGCCACGGCGGATGGCGCAGTCAGGGCGTCAGCGACGCAGCGCCCACCAGGTGGCAGCGGAGAACCGAAGCGGAGCCTCACGGGCGAACAAACGCTGAGGGGCAGCCGTGATGAGGGCAGGGAATGAGAGGAATCGACGTCGTCGCCGCGAGAGCATGTCCACCCGCGCCGACAGCACGCCGGGATCGGCGATCGCGTCGATCAGGGCGGCATCCGCTCGCGACAGTGTCTTGACGGCCGCCGGCGAGAAGGCACGCAGACCAGCCGACACGGTGGCCAGGGCGGCGAGATCCTCCGGATCCCACTCCCCCGCACGGTAGTGGATCGCCCCGAACACGGGCAGTCGCCAGAGCTTGACGGCCAAGGCCAGCCGATCACGTGCATCGAGCGCCTGGGACGAAGGGTCCGCGAGCAGGAGCGGGATCGCCTCGAGCTCGTCGGCGAGTGGACGACGCGTGAAGGTGACCCGCTCGTCGCCGTCGTGGATCAGGTACTCCCCCGCGTCGCGATGCCGTTCGATACGCGCTCCGGAGAACCACATCCGGGTCGAGAAGGCGAGGTCCTCTCCGGTCGCGAGACCGGCGGTGAAGCGGAGATCACCGAAGCGCGCGAGCGAGAAGAGTCCGAGAGGTGCCGTCCGGTAGGCGAGACGGTCCCGCGCCCCCCTGAGGTCTCGACGTCTCGGCGTCGGAGGCGTGGGCACACGAGCTCCTCCGGCGTGGCGGAGCGGAGCGATCACGGCATCCGCGTCTGCGCGGAGCGCGGTGGAGCGCCACGCGTCCACAGCGCCGACCGTGAGCTCGTCGTCCGATCCGAGCACCATCGCGTATCGGCCAGCCGCCCGCTCCAGACCGACGTTGAACGGACCCGCCGGGCTTCGCACACCGTCCAGGAGCTCGACGAACTCGACCCGTGGATCGAGAGCCGACTCTCCGGCGGCACGACGGATCTCATCGACGTCGACGTTGTGGCACACGACCTGCACCCGGCGGACGCACCGCGACGTGAGCGCCGACGACACCGCTCGCGCGATATCTCGGCGGGGATCATGCGCGGCGACGATGACCTCCACATCCTGCGGCAGCCTGTCGCCCGCAACCGACCGCGCGGACTCATACGCGCTCAACGTCTCCTCTCGCCGACGTTCCGGGTCGAAGAGAGCGCGCGCACGAGCCGCGATGTCCTCAGCGGGTCGGTCCGCATTGAGCGCGAGCACGCGCTGCACGCCGTCGGCGTAGGCGACGCTCGACCACTCGGGAACCAGCACGCCATCCGGCTCTGCCACGAAGGACGCCTGTTCGCCGGCCGTCGAGGTCACCACCGGCCGTCCGGCGACGAGCGCTTCGGCGAGGGCGACGCCGAACGTCTCCATCCGGGTCGGCAAAAGGAAGACATCCGCCTCGGCGAGCACGTCTTCCACCGCCGAGGGCGCCAACCGACCGCGCAGATCGAGGTGCTCTTCGACGCCGAGACTGGTCGCGAGCTCGGACAGCTCATCGCGCATCGAGCCGTCTCCGACCCAGATCAGCCGAGCTGCCTGACCGCGCGTGATGAGCTCCGCCAGCGCACGCACCGCGATGTCCGGCCCCTTCCGTGCGATGAGTCCGCCGACCCCGACGAGCACCGCGACAGGGCCGCCCGGACGTTCAGAGACTCGATCGGGACGGTGCACGTCGTTCGGAATGACGACCGTGGGTCCACGGCGGTTGCGTCCGATCGCCGCGGCGAGATCATGGCCCACGGCGATCACGACATCGGGGCGCGCGAGCAGCCTGCGAGTGAGCGGGATGGCCAGGCGCGAGGTCAGCGGAGCGGTCGCCGGCGCGAGAAGCGCCGACCAGTGCTCCGTGTGCACCCAGGGCGCGGAAAGCCGCAGGGAGCGAAACGGCAGCAGGGCTGATGCCGCCATGGAGTGGACGAGGTCTGCGCCGGCGGCCCTCTCGGCGATCACCGGCGCTGCCTTCGCGATGCTTCGAGGGTCGGAGGGCGACATCCGCAGCGTGCGCACCGGGAACGGAACCTCGGCCTCTCTCCCATCTGCGGAGAGGTGGATCACCTCGACCTCGTGATCACGGAGGAGCATCTGGATGTCGCGCACGACGAAGGAGCCGATCTCCGGTCGTTCACGGGTCGGGAGCCAGGTCGTGACGACGAGTATCTTCACGTGTCGACGCTATCAGCCGATCGAACCGCGCTCAGGGCTGCTCTCCAGGTCGGAAGAGGCCACGAGTTCCGCGGCGATCGCGCCCGTCCGGCGCGCATCGTAATCCTGCTCCCAGCGCGTGCGCGGCGCGTAGTGCCCCGGCTCGGCCGTCAGCAACGCGGAGAGCGTCGCGGTGATGGCCGAGGGGGACGCCGCCGATGCGACGAGCTCCCCGGTGCGGAGCTCCGGTCCGACGATCTCCGACGAACCGCCCACATCGGTGGCCAGAACCGGTACGCCGTACGCGATCGCCTCCATGATGCTCACCGGCACGCCTTCCGATGAGCTGAGGTTGACGAACGCGTCCGCCTCGCCGGAAGCGTAGAACGCCGCGATCTCGGAGTTGGGAACCTGACCGCGCAGCTCCACCTGCAGGGAATCGGGGAGGTCGGCGAGGGACGCCTGCAACGTCGGCATGAGCGGTCCGTCTCCGAAGTGCACCCAGCGGATCGGACGTTCCGGGTCGAGTGCGGCGAGCCCCCGCACCACGTCCAGGATCAGCGACACCCTCTTGACCTCCGACACGGCGGAGCAGGAGACGATCGTACGGGTGTGGTGCGGGAGCCGCGCAGGAGGCGTGGCCGGCCCATGTGCACCGAGTCTGCTGAGCGCCACCTTTCCCGCCGTTTCGCGGTAGTGGCTCTCCAGATACGCCTGCGCGTCTTGGGAGATGGCGAGGATGCGATCCGCGCGTGCGAAGAGGAACGGGCGGTACGGGAGGTAGCCCCCGATCGCCTGGTCTTCGTAGAGGTCGTACCTGTGCACCCGGACGACGCGGCGACGGACGCCGCGGAGCCAGGGCACACCCAGCCCGCCGCCCATCGCCCAGAAGCCGTAGGCGACCGTGTCCGGATCTCCGGCGATCGCTTCGCGCACCGCCGTGCGGTGCGCCTGGGTGATGCCCACCTTGGCACCCATGAGGAAGAGCTTGGCGTGGCGGAGCAGCCTCCCGCTCCACAGCTCCCGCCATGTCGCGTTCGCCAGGAGCAGCAGAGACGCCGGCTCCACGAGACGACGGGGAGCGTCCTCCGGTTCCGGGACGAACAGGTTGCCCCCCAGCCTCACACCATCCGGAAGATCCACCATCCCGTTGCTGGTGTCACGGGCGTGGCAGAACACGACCACATCATCGAACTGCGCGGCGAGCGCGTCGATCTCCTTCTCCACGAACACGACGTCGCCGGTGCGATAGGGATAGTCGTTCGTGAACAGCAGCAGGCGGCTCATGCCCCGCTCCGTGCGTCGCCGCGCGACAGCAGCGCCTGCAGGGCGCGCGCCCACCCCTCCGCCTGCATCTCGCCGGAGAGGTCCTGAGCGGCAGCGTTCGCCGCCTGCTTCCAGCGCTCGACCTGTTCGACATCCAGTCCGTCGAGCAGACGGGTCAGGTCCGCGGCGGTGAAGCCCTCGGTCACGGCACCGAAGCCCCGCTCGTGCAGCACCCTCGACATCTCGGGCGATGGTCCGATGATGACTCCGAGACGAGCCTGCACGTAATCGAAGAACTTGTTCGGCAGCGCCCAGGTGTTGTTGAAGTTCACCGGAGGCAGCAGGTGCACGCCGACATCGTGGGAGTTCAGCGTACGAGACAGCTCGGCGTAGGGAACCGGCGCGTGGAGCGTCACACGCCGCGATGCACCGGCACGATCGCGCACCTCCTGGAGGAAGCCCGGGTCGTTGGGGGTGAGGTAGAGGGCCAGCTCGACGTCGGCGGAAGTCACCTCCACGGCATCGACGATCGCGAGGATGTTCCGATCGCGGAGTGCCGCCCCCGAATGCACGAGCTTGATCGGCGCACTCGTCGGCTGCGGGTCGAGACGAGCGTAGGGCGCGGCGTTGGTGACGACGCCGGGGCGGAATCCGTACACGCGCTCATACTCGTCGGCGATCCCCTGACCCACGGTCGTCACGGAGTCGGCGCGGACCACGAAGGTGCGGCACATCCACCGGACGAACGGGGCGACGAAGAGCCGCCACTTCCAGACGTCCTCTTTCTGGCGAGGAGCGTATTCGTGCAGATCCGCGTGCACGCCGTGCACCGAACGCTGAGCGAGGGCGAGGCCGACGGCATCCACGTCGTTCGCGAGCACGAGATCCCAGTCGGAACCGCGGAGGGCGTCCGCGGCTGCCGCGATCGCGCCATTCGACCAGTAGGCCTGTCGGAAGCGCCGCAGCACCACCGCGATCCGGTCGTAGCGCCAGATCGGGAGATCGTCGGGGATGCGCAGGTGCTCTGCGACACCGGCCGGCTTCTCGCCGTACCCCAGCGTGTGCACCTCGAAGTCCTGCCTCAGACGCGTGATCTGCTTGAGCAGGCGCGCATCCGCAGTGATCGTGGAGAACGAGATGATCAGCAATCGCGGCATGGTCATCCGCGCGCTCCCCCGACCAGACCGTCGATGATCCGTGCCCACTTCTCCACCTGATGCTCTCCGGCCAGCTCGTCCGCACTGGCATGGGCGTTTCGCTTGTACTCCGCCACCGCCTCGGGGGTGAGCCGCTCGATGGCGGATCGGAGTGCATCCACCGTGAAGTCGTCGGCGACCTCGCCGAGGCCGTACTTCTCCACGTACGCCGCCATCTCCGGCGACGGTCCCACGACGATGCCCAGTCGTGCCTGGACGAAGTCGAACAGCTTGTTCGGAAGCGCGTGACGGTAGTTGAAGGTGAGCGGGGGCAAGAGGAACACGCCGACGTCGTAGGCGTTCAACGTCGTCACCAGATCGGCGTAGGGCACGGGATCCAGCACACGCACGCGGTCGGTCGTCGCCGCGTACTCCTTGAGCTCCTCCAGATATGCCGGGTGGTTGGCCGTGAGATAGAAGTCCAGAGTCACATCGGCATCCGCAGTGGCCACCGCCTCTGCCATCAGATGCAGCTGCCGGTTCGTGAGACCCGCTCCGCTGTGCACCAGACGGATGGGAGACGACACGGGAACAGGTTCCAGGTCGTGATACGGCGTGGCATTGCTCACGAGCTCCGCTCGGAAGCCGAAGTTGCGCAGGTACTCGGCAGCGAGCCCCTCGCTGACGGTCGTCCAGGCCTGCGCTTTGGTCACGTAACGACGCACGACCCAGTTGAACCACGGCGTGATGCGCTGGAACCAGAGCTCGTTGTCGTCGTGGAGGCGCGGGCTGTACTCGTGCAGGTCCGCCAGCACACCCCGACGGGGGCGCAGCTTGACGGCCACCGGTACCGCCTCGACGTCGTTGGCGATGATCACGTCGAACCGGCGCCCCTTGAGCGCTTCACGAGACCACCGCACCGCCGAGAGCCTCCAGTAGACCTGGCGGTAGCGCTTGAGCGTGATCAGCTTGCCGTCGAGGTCGTTGTACCGGACCTCGCGCGGCATGGAGATGTGCTCGACGACACCGTCAGGAGCATCTCCGTAGCCGAGGGTCGTGACGTCGAAGTCCTTCGTGAACCTCGCCACCTGCTTGAGCACGCGCGCATCTCCGACGATGGGCGAGAACGACAGGATCAGCATTGTCGGACGGGTGGTCATCGGAGTTTCCTTCTCTCCCGCTTGCAGAAGTAGAGCACGTATCGACGCAGCGTCGATTCCCGGTGGAAGCTGTGCACGAGGTCGGGCGTCAACCATCGGTCCTTTCGGCCCGCGCCCCGTGAGCGTGCCACATCCGCGCGGAGCCGCGCGGATGTGGGCGCGGCGAGCAGGCCGTCGAGCACGGTGCGATCCTGTCGGTTGAACGGGCGCAGTGCCGCGGGCGCCGCGTCGAGGAGGCGCCGCAGCAGCGCCGCGAACTCCGCGACCTGCGCATCATCGAGCTCTGCGGCCAGGGCCTGCACGTTGCCCACGATCGTGACTCGGATGAGCTTGGTGGCGAGGGCCGTCCGGTGGGCCGCCGAGAGGGTGTCGAACACACCGTCGTCGAAGAGGCGGACGATGGGCGCGAGACGCTCCGTGACGGTCATCGACCCCAAGGTGGTGCGTTCGGCCGCATCCTGGCCGATGACGTAGGCGCCACTGCCGGCGAGGAAGTCCACACGTCCGCCGTGCGCCCAGAGCCGGATGCCGAACTCGAAGTCCTCGCCGACCCGCACGCCTTCGAGCATGCGCAGGCGGAGCTCGCGCATGCGCGCGGTACGGATGAGCCCGAGCGGCGCAGTGCGATAGAAGAGGCGGTCTCGCGCGGCGTCGAGACGACGGGTGCGTCCGAGTCGGACCAGCGGATTCGGCATCAGCGTCTCGCCCTGCAGACGGATCTGTGCGATCGCCGCGTCAGGGCGCTGCTCCCGCACATGACGGATCCAGGCGCTCATGGTCCCCGGCTCCAGGAAGTCGTCCGAGCCCATCACGCCGCAGTACTCGGCATCGACGGCATCCAGACCGTGGTTGAAGGGACCGGCCGCGCTGCGCACCCCGTCGGAGAAGGGAAGGACGCGGATGTCGCCCTCGATGCCGCTCAGACGTCGGCGCAACGGTTCGGCGTCGAGTCCGTGAGCCACCACAGTGACGCGCACCGCATCTCGCACGTCGGCATCATGCAGCAACGACGCCACCGCACGCTCCAGCGGGCGTCGTTCGTCGTGGCACGCGATCACCACCTCGACGAAGGTGCTGCTCACGCCAGGCCCGCCAGCTGGGCCTGCTCCGCGAAGTTGGGTACCCGCGTCACCAGCTCGTCGAACGTTCCCTGATCGGCGATCGTGCCGTCCTGCATGAAGCAGACCAGGTCGCTGTCGCGGATCGTGGACAGCCGGTGCGCGACAGACACGATCGTGACTTCGCCCTTGAGGCTGCGGATGGCCTCCGTCACCTTCGACTCCGTCTTGGTGTCGAGCGCGCTGGTGGCCTCGTCGAGCACCAGGATCAGCGGGTCGCTGTAGAGAGCGCGAGCGATGCCGAGCCGCTGGCGCTGGCCGCCCGAGAGCGAGAGCCCGCGTTCGCCGATGCGGCCGCGCATCCCGCCCTCACGTGCCGCGATCGTGTCCCACAGCTGTGCCTTCTCGAGTGATGCCCGCACCCGATCGAAGTCGATGTCCTTGTCGTCCCAGTCCAGCGCGACGTTCTGCGCGACCGTTCCATCGAACAGGGAGACGTCCTGGGGGACATAGCCGACACGCGCACGCCACGACGCGAGGACGTCCTTGAGATCCTGATCGTCGAGCCGCATCGTTCCCTGCTGCGGGACCAGGAGACCCAGGAGGATGTCCACCAGCGTCGATTTGCCGGCACCGGACGACCCCACGAGTGCGAGAGAGCTGCCGATCGGGATCTCGAGCGTGATGTCATGCACGGCGGGGGTGTCCTCATGCTTCGGATAGCCGAAGGACACTCCCTCGAGACGCAGCATCTTCGGCTCGCCCTCGATGGGATCCTGGCCGAGCTTCTCCGCCACCTCGATGTACTTCTCCGACACCTGGATGTCGAAGATGACCGCCTGGACGTGCGGCACGTTGGCGGTCGTCGTCGTGACGATCGACTGGAATCCGGTGAGCGAGGGCACGAGGCGGAATCCGGCGACCGCGAACAGGGCGACGGAAGCCAGCGCCTCCTCCATGCCACCGCGCCAGTAGCCGATGCCGCCCACGAGCACGAATCCGCCGACGAGGGCAGAGTTCAGCACGAACCCCGGCACGGAACCGAGGAAGTTCATGTTCGCGCGAGCGCGGGTGCTGAAGGAGCGGTTGTATTGGACGATGCCCGCGACTTCGCCGGCCTTGTTGCGGAGGGTGATCTCCTTGAGCGCCTGCATCATCTCGGTCATCAGCGTCGCGACCTTGAACGAGTAGTCCCGCGAGACGCGGCCGGCCTGGACCGAACGACCCGAGACGACCCAGTACAGCAGCGCCATGATGAGCCCCAGATAGATCACCGTGATGAGCGCGGTGAAGGGCTGCGCGACGACGATGACGCCCAGGATCAGGGTGAAGCTGACGATGAGCGCCGGCAGCTGGACGATCGGGAGCAGGAACCCGCTGATCGTGTTGGCGATGCCGACGTCGGCGATGCGAACGATCTGCGCGGTGTTGCGGCCCAGTCGGTAGGTCCACGGGGCCTTGATGTAGCTGTCGAACAGCTGGCGACCGATCTCGAGCTCGAAATCGGCGAAACGTCGGGTGGCGAACCACTGCTGCAGGAGGGCGAGAACCGACTTGATGAGGATCAGGATCGCGACGGATCCGATCAGCCAGATGTAGTCGTCCTCACCGATCGCCCCGACCACCGGAAGCGTGATCGTCGTCCGCGCGATCATCGGAGTCAGGCTCAGCGCGAGGAGCATGATCGCTGCGATGTCCAGGATGCTCAGCAGGCACGATACGACGACGTAGCGCAGCAGATAGGACCGCGCATCGCCGGGAAGGTAGCCGATGAGCTCTCGGTAGGTCTTCGCGACGAGCTTCACGAGGCGGTCTTCTGCGAATACGAATCAGCGGGCATCGTTCCAGTCTCCCATGTGATCACTGGACGTCGCTGTCGCGACGCCCAGGAAAGCAGCCAGCACTTCGGCGGAACGCGCACCGGAGTGCACCTCCGCGACGAAGGCGGGTCCGTCGTCGGCGACCGCCAGCGCGTCCTCGCGATCGGCGACGATGCCGCGCAGGACGCTCTCCAGATCGGCCGAGGTCGCCTCGATCACCGGAAGAGTCCGTCCGGTGATCGCGTGCACGCGCTCGCGCACCTCCGGGGAGACGTGGCTCACGACCACTCGCCCGCTGGCCATCGCCTCGCACGCGGCGACGCCGTAGATGCCGAGCGAGAACTGGTCGAGCACGATGTCCGCCGCGCCGTACACCTCCGGCATCTGAGCGGCGGAGACCCCGTGCACCTCGCGATACTCGATGATCTTCTCGTCATCCAGGCGCCGCATGACCTCGGCGATCAGCGGCGTCCCCTTCAATCCGGCCCTGCTGGGCGCGTGGATCACGACAGGACGACTTCGCTGCAACGCGCGCACGGGCGCGGCGTCCGCCCAGACACGCGCATCCACGACGACCGGGAGCCACTGCGCATCGGGGGCGAAGGACAGCAGGTCGGGAGTGGACACCAGACTGGGGAGGCCGGAGGTCCGCATCAGGCGGCCGTTCGCCGCGGCGATGGCCTCCAGCCTCGCCTGCTCCGGATACGTCCCGTCGAGGAACGGCGAGTCCGCCTCCATCTCCCGATGCACGCTCGGCAGCCGGATGTCGCTGCCGTGCCAGAGCAGGCCCACCTGCACACCCTGCCGGGTCAGGTGGGCGACGTCGACCTCGGCCGTCGCTCCCCCGCCCAACAGCGCACGCCCCGATTCCACGAGGACATGCGTGAAACGTTGTTCGACGGCGCGCCTCTGGGTCCGCTGCCAGCGCCGGTTCTCCACGAAGTACGCGGTCGACACCGAGTGATCAGCCGGGTAGGCGAAGACATCCTGCGCCCCTCGGTACATGAAGTTCATCGCGGAGACACCCGGGATGCGATCGGCGGCCCGCGCCCACGCGAAACCCTGACCTGCCGAGTTCACGGGGCCGATCAGGAGGCGCACCGGTGCGTCGGCGGGCCGCGACACCCCCGCCGCTCGGAAGGCGGTGCGACGCCAGGGAAGCACCCTCTCCGCGATCGGGTCCGGTATCACCGCGACCACAGCCCTCTTGAGCCGAGCGATAGCGCTCATGCCGGTGTCGACGGCCTCAGCCGGAGACGAGCGAGACGGAGTCTCCGCTGCGGGCCGACTCGAGCGCGGCTTCCACGACGGCGAGCGTCCTCAGGCCCTGCTCCATGGTGACGACGTCGGTCTCGTGACCGAGCACAGCATCGCGGAAGGCCTCGTGCTCGACGCGCAGCGGCTCGCGCTTGGCGAACGCATAGCGCGTGACGTCTCCTTCTGAGACCCCGCGGAACGACGACACGGACTCCCACTCGAGCGGGATGGTGCCGTTGGCATAGAAGGTGAGATCGCCGGTCGACGTGTCGGCGACGAAGGCTCCCTTCTCGCCGGTGACGAGAGTGACGCGCTCCTTCATCGGGCTGAGCCAGTTCACGATGTTGTTCACGATGACCCCGGATGCCGT
It encodes the following:
- a CDS encoding ABC transporter ATP-binding protein; protein product: MKLVAKTYRELIGYLPGDARSYLLRYVVVSCLLSILDIAAIMLLALSLTPMIARTTITLPVVGAIGEDDYIWLIGSVAILILIKSVLALLQQWFATRRFADFELEIGRQLFDSYIKAPWTYRLGRNTAQIVRIADVGIANTISGFLLPIVQLPALIVSFTLILGVIVVAQPFTALITVIYLGLIMALLYWVVSGRSVQAGRVSRDYSFKVATLMTEMMQALKEITLRNKAGEVAGIVQYNRSFSTRARANMNFLGSVPGFVLNSALVGGFVLVGGIGYWRGGMEEALASVALFAVAGFRLVPSLTGFQSIVTTTTANVPHVQAVIFDIQVSEKYIEVAEKLGQDPIEGEPKMLRLEGVSFGYPKHEDTPAVHDITLEIPIGSSLALVGSSGAGKSTLVDILLGLLVPQQGTMRLDDQDLKDVLASWRARVGYVPQDVSLFDGTVAQNVALDWDDKDIDFDRVRASLEKAQLWDTIAAREGGMRGRIGERGLSLSGGQRQRLGIARALYSDPLILVLDEATSALDTKTESKVTEAIRSLKGEVTIVSVAHRLSTIRDSDLVCFMQDGTIADQGTFDELVTRVPNFAEQAQLAGLA
- a CDS encoding glycosyltransferase, which translates into the protein MSAIARLKRAVVAVIPDPIAERVLPWRRTAFRAAGVSRPADAPVRLLIGPVNSAGQGFAWARAADRIPGVSAMNFMYRGAQDVFAYPADHSVSTAYFVENRRWQRTQRRAVEQRFTHVLVESGRALLGGGATAEVDVAHLTRQGVQVGLLWHGSDIRLPSVHREMEADSPFLDGTYPEQARLEAIAAANGRLMRTSGLPSLVSTPDLLSFAPDAQWLPVVVDARVWADAAPVRALQRSRPVVIHAPSRAGLKGTPLIAEVMRRLDDEKIIEYREVHGVSAAQMPEVYGAADIVLDQFSLGIYGVAACEAMASGRVVVSHVSPEVRERVHAITGRTLPVIEATSADLESVLRGIVADREDALAVADDGPAFVAEVHSGARSAEVLAAFLGVATATSSDHMGDWNDAR